A genomic segment from Comamonas terrigena NBRC 13299 encodes:
- the flgK gene encoding flagellar hook-associated protein FlgK yields the protein MSLLNVGVSALTANQAALQTIGHNIANVNTPGYSRQTVALQTVAGQNRGNGYIGNGVSVATVMRNYSELLNKQSNAANAASAADAARSQSLTQMQDVYAGGDAGLGAAITNMMNAFADLETSPTDSTARNVVLTRMSELASRFRASSTALEEQDYVTKQQIGNDVIVVNSLATQVATLNTQISRALAAGHSPNDLLDQRDQVVREINQYVKTTQVAADDGSINLFVGGSQALVLGASAAQLSVSESTNYPGSGKLSLYFSQPNGEKVELTAGMVAGGEIAGLLKFNNEDLVEGRNLMGRLALSIGTELNKQNQLGLTLSGVPGTELFALPTSMPGYSNIPGYDLGTPSASVAFTDTHALVASDYKIVFGASHPADTKIVRLSDGKTRALTDPALGYAAGPTAGSSTFTVDGLTFSLDADANSGAQGQSILFKPFSSAASDIKALVYTPEDLAVSNPVSAAISQDNQGTLQLLQLKSTGTGVPPIGTPVAITFTVDPGTGAITYDYPGNLSGPQPYQSGKPINIDGWQITLNGTPKTGDTVQVSNALEPALGDAWKRNSGNATAFLDLRDAKIFDNGTTLTDGFSSAMAVVGTRTQSAQYAAELSANVAASLENERTAVSGVNQDEEAARLLQFQQAYQASAKVIQIAQSLFDSVLNAVNH from the coding sequence ATGAGCTTACTGAATGTCGGAGTCTCGGCCCTGACGGCCAACCAGGCTGCCCTACAGACCATCGGCCACAACATTGCCAACGTCAACACGCCGGGGTATTCGCGCCAGACCGTGGCGCTGCAGACCGTCGCCGGCCAGAACCGGGGCAACGGCTACATCGGCAACGGCGTGTCCGTCGCTACGGTGATGCGCAACTACAGCGAGCTGCTGAACAAGCAATCCAACGCGGCCAACGCCGCCAGCGCCGCCGATGCCGCACGCTCCCAGTCGCTGACGCAGATGCAGGACGTCTACGCCGGCGGTGACGCAGGCCTGGGTGCCGCCATCACCAACATGATGAATGCGTTTGCCGACCTGGAAACCTCGCCGACCGACTCCACGGCACGCAATGTGGTGCTCACCCGCATGTCCGAGCTGGCATCGCGCTTTCGCGCCTCCTCCACGGCGCTGGAAGAGCAGGACTACGTCACCAAGCAGCAGATCGGCAACGATGTGATCGTGGTCAACAGCCTGGCCACCCAGGTGGCCACGCTCAACACCCAGATTAGCCGTGCCCTGGCCGCCGGCCACAGCCCCAACGACCTGCTGGACCAGCGCGACCAGGTGGTCCGCGAGATCAACCAGTACGTCAAGACCACCCAGGTGGCGGCCGATGACGGCAGCATCAACCTGTTCGTGGGTGGCAGCCAGGCCCTGGTGCTGGGCGCCAGCGCCGCGCAGCTGAGCGTCAGCGAATCCACCAACTACCCCGGCAGCGGCAAGCTGTCGCTGTACTTCAGCCAGCCCAATGGCGAGAAGGTGGAACTGACGGCAGGCATGGTGGCGGGCGGCGAGATTGCGGGCCTGCTCAAGTTCAACAACGAAGATCTGGTCGAAGGGCGCAACCTGATGGGCCGCCTGGCGCTGTCCATCGGGACCGAGCTGAACAAGCAGAACCAGCTGGGCCTGACGCTCAGCGGCGTGCCCGGCACCGAATTGTTTGCCCTGCCCACCAGCATGCCGGGCTACAGCAACATCCCCGGCTATGACCTGGGAACGCCCTCGGCCTCGGTCGCGTTCACCGACACCCATGCCCTGGTGGCCTCGGACTACAAAATCGTGTTCGGTGCCAGCCACCCGGCCGACACCAAGATCGTGCGCCTGTCGGACGGCAAGACCCGTGCCCTGACCGACCCCGCACTGGGCTATGCCGCCGGCCCCACCGCCGGTTCCTCCACCTTCACGGTCGACGGACTGACCTTCTCGCTGGATGCCGATGCCAATTCGGGAGCACAAGGCCAGAGCATTCTGTTCAAGCCCTTCAGCTCCGCCGCCAGCGACATCAAGGCCCTGGTCTACACGCCCGAGGATCTGGCCGTTTCCAACCCCGTGTCGGCGGCCATCAGCCAGGACAACCAGGGCACCTTGCAGCTGCTGCAGCTCAAGTCCACGGGCACGGGTGTGCCGCCCATCGGCACCCCGGTGGCCATCACCTTCACGGTCGATCCCGGCACGGGCGCCATCACCTACGACTACCCCGGCAACCTGTCGGGCCCCCAGCCCTACCAATCGGGCAAGCCCATCAACATCGACGGCTGGCAGATCACGCTGAACGGCACGCCCAAGACCGGCGACACCGTGCAGGTGAGCAATGCCCTGGAACCCGCGCTGGGCGACGCCTGGAAGCGCAACTCCGGCAATGCCACGGCCTTCCTGGATCTGCGCGATGCCAAGATCTTCGACAACGGCACCACGCTGACCGACGGCTTCTCCTCGGCCATGGCCGTGGTCGGCACCCGCACCCAAAGCGCCCAGTACGCCGCCGAGCTGTCCGCCAATGTGGCGGCCAGCCTGGAAAACGAACGCACCGCAGTCTCCGGCGTGAACCAGGACGAGGAAGCGGCCCGCCTGCTGCAGTTCCAGCAGGCCTACCAGGCGTCGGCCAAGGTGATCCAGATCGCCCAAAGCCTTTTTGACAGCGTGCTCAACGCCGTCAACCACTGA
- the flgJ gene encoding flagellar assembly peptidoglycan hydrolase FlgJ, with product MSSLSFNAQNALVSDVQSLNSLKTQSNDPKAAREAAKQLESLFMREMIKSMRDATMKSGLLDNSATSLANDMYDQQMSVAMSGMPRGLSDAITAQISRSIGKDNLAAANVTGELSSLLGDDNALAQRNFSMTSTLSFASQSRAATSLSGSSWSKGSTPAVDAYAPPPKGRDSFVQAHLPSAQRVAQESGIPASFMVGQAGHETGWGKSAIRNADGSNSFNLFGIKAGKGWNGKVAEVTTTEYIDGVPRKVKAKFRAYDSYEESFRDYARLITENPRYEQAQNVASAGSANAYAKALQQAGYATDPQYANKLTRAIESAVAVQRSNQA from the coding sequence ATGAGCTCCCTCTCCTTCAACGCCCAGAACGCGCTGGTCAGCGACGTCCAGTCCCTCAACTCGCTCAAGACCCAGTCGAATGACCCCAAGGCCGCACGCGAAGCGGCCAAGCAGCTCGAATCGCTGTTCATGCGCGAGATGATCAAGAGCATGCGCGACGCGACCATGAAGTCGGGCCTGCTGGACAACTCGGCCACCAGCCTAGCCAACGACATGTACGACCAGCAGATGTCGGTCGCCATGTCCGGCATGCCCCGTGGCCTGAGCGATGCCATCACGGCCCAGATCTCGCGCTCCATCGGCAAGGACAACCTCGCAGCCGCCAATGTGACCGGCGAGCTGTCCAGCCTGCTGGGCGATGACAACGCCCTGGCGCAGCGCAACTTCAGCATGACGTCCACCCTCAGCTTTGCCAGCCAGAGCCGGGCCGCCACCAGCCTGAGCGGCAGCAGCTGGAGCAAGGGCAGCACCCCGGCGGTGGACGCCTATGCGCCGCCCCCCAAGGGACGCGACAGCTTTGTCCAGGCGCACCTGCCCTCCGCGCAGCGCGTGGCCCAGGAAAGCGGCATTCCCGCCAGCTTCATGGTGGGCCAGGCCGGCCATGAAACCGGCTGGGGCAAGAGCGCCATCCGCAACGCCGACGGCAGCAACTCCTTCAACCTGTTCGGCATCAAGGCCGGCAAGGGCTGGAACGGCAAGGTGGCCGAAGTCACCACCACCGAATACATCGACGGCGTGCCCCGCAAGGTCAAGGCCAAGTTCCGCGCCTACGACTCGTATGAAGAGTCGTTCCGCGACTACGCCCGCCTGATCACCGAGAACCCGCGCTACGAACAGGCCCAGAACGTGGCCAGCGCCGGCTCGGCCAATGCCTACGCCAAGGCCCTGCAGCAAGCGGGCTACGCCACCGATCCCCAATACGCCAACAAGCTGACCCGCGCCATCGAAAGTGCCGTGGCCGTGCAGCGCAGCAACCAAGCTTAA
- a CDS encoding flagellar basal body P-ring protein FlgI codes for MKVLSTLPKFRTAHGIFLLAALCGSMLAPPAQAVRIKEVAAVQGVRSNQLTGYGLVVGLDGTGDQTTQMPYTTQTLANYLQQMGITLPATANMNSLQLKNVAAVIVTAELPPFSQPGQQIDVVVSSMGNAKSLKGGTLIVTPLRGADGEIYALAQGNMVVGGAGASQAGSKVQINHLSAGRIPLGGQVERAIPTPLNEGSTIRLGLNASDFQMASQVVKAINNRHGAGTATALDGRTVEVRAPELSGARVSFIADIEELTLQNSKPAAKVVINARTGSIVMNQAVTLGPCAIAHGNLAITINSTPVISQPGPFSQGQTVVAEKASIQVSQEPGKVINMPASPQLSDVVRSLNALGATPQDLLAILQAIKSAGALNAELEVI; via the coding sequence ATGAAAGTACTGTCCACACTTCCCAAGTTCCGCACAGCTCACGGCATTTTCCTGCTCGCTGCCTTGTGCGGCAGCATGCTGGCACCGCCCGCACAGGCCGTGCGCATCAAGGAAGTGGCTGCCGTGCAAGGCGTACGCAGCAACCAGTTGACCGGTTATGGCCTGGTGGTCGGCCTCGATGGCACGGGCGACCAGACCACGCAGATGCCCTACACCACGCAGACGCTGGCGAACTATCTCCAGCAAATGGGCATCACGCTGCCGGCGACTGCCAACATGAACAGTCTGCAGCTCAAGAACGTGGCGGCCGTGATCGTCACCGCCGAGCTCCCCCCCTTCTCCCAGCCCGGCCAGCAGATTGACGTGGTGGTGTCCTCCATGGGCAACGCCAAGTCGCTCAAGGGCGGCACGCTGATCGTCACCCCGCTGCGCGGTGCCGACGGCGAAATCTACGCGCTGGCCCAGGGCAATATGGTGGTGGGTGGTGCCGGGGCCTCCCAGGCCGGCTCCAAGGTCCAGATCAACCACCTGAGCGCCGGCCGCATTCCGCTGGGCGGCCAGGTGGAACGCGCCATCCCGACGCCGCTCAACGAAGGCAGCACCATCCGCCTGGGCTTGAACGCCTCGGATTTTCAGATGGCCAGCCAGGTCGTGAAGGCCATCAACAACCGCCACGGCGCGGGCACCGCGACAGCGCTGGATGGCCGTACCGTGGAAGTGCGCGCCCCCGAGCTGTCGGGCGCCCGGGTCAGCTTCATTGCCGACATCGAAGAGCTGACGCTGCAAAACAGCAAGCCGGCCGCCAAGGTGGTCATCAACGCCCGCACCGGCTCCATCGTGATGAACCAGGCCGTGACCTTGGGCCCCTGCGCCATTGCCCACGGCAACCTGGCCATCACCATCAATTCCACCCCCGTCATCAGCCAGCCAGGCCCGTTCTCGCAAGGCCAGACAGTGGTGGCGGAAAAAGCCTCCATCCAGGTCTCGCAAGAGCCGGGCAAGGTCATCAACATGCCCGCCTCGCCCCAGCTGTCCGACGTGGTGCGCTCCCTCAACGCCCTGGGGGCCACTCCCCAGGATCTGCTGGCCATCCTGCAGGCCATCAAGTCCGCCGGCGCACTGAACGCCGAACTGGAGGTGATATGA
- a CDS encoding flagellar basal body L-ring protein FlgH, protein MTTPSRFSLLSHRPTPGRPPLRTSIWIGATLVLSGCAFNDPPPVEMGLPTQPLTAAAITAPAPSATTTGSLFQSNRYRPPFENRKARLVGDIVTIAITEKVTASQKQSSSVNRSNEMNSSVSAIPFMKPGASILGKLGAGMESDNKFSGAGGTESANAFTGSITTTVIDVLPNGHLIVAGEKQIGVNHNVDVLRFTGTVDPYMLQPNSVIASTQVANVRVESRSRGQQGSAQSIGWLSSFFLNFMPF, encoded by the coding sequence ATGACCACGCCCTCCCGTTTTTCGCTGCTGTCGCACCGCCCGACCCCTGGCCGCCCGCCCCTGCGCACCAGCATCTGGATCGGCGCCACCCTGGTCCTGAGCGGCTGCGCCTTCAACGATCCGCCGCCGGTGGAAATGGGTCTGCCCACCCAGCCGCTGACGGCCGCCGCCATCACCGCGCCCGCTCCGTCTGCGACCACGACCGGCAGCCTGTTCCAGAGCAACCGCTACCGCCCGCCGTTTGAAAACCGCAAGGCCCGCCTGGTGGGCGATATCGTGACCATTGCCATCACGGAAAAGGTCACGGCCAGCCAGAAGCAGTCGTCCAGCGTCAACCGCAGCAACGAGATGAACTCCAGCGTCAGCGCCATTCCGTTCATGAAGCCCGGCGCCAGCATTCTGGGCAAGCTCGGCGCCGGCATGGAAAGCGACAACAAGTTCTCCGGCGCCGGCGGCACCGAAAGCGCCAACGCCTTCACCGGCTCCATCACCACCACCGTCATCGATGTGCTGCCCAACGGCCACCTGATCGTGGCGGGCGAGAAGCAGATCGGCGTAAACCACAACGTCGATGTGCTGCGTTTCACCGGCACCGTGGACCCCTACATGCTGCAGCCCAACAGCGTGATTGCCTCCACCCAGGTGGCCAATGTGCGCGTGGAGTCGCGCAGCCGCGGCCAGCAGGGATCAGCCCAGTCAATTGGCTGGTTGTCCTCGTTCTTTTTGAACTTTATGCCGTTCTGA
- the flgG gene encoding flagellar basal-body rod protein FlgG has product MMNSLWIAKTGMQAQQTNMDVVSHNLSNVSTTGYKRQSAVFEDLIYQNLRQVGSQADEQNTLPTGMHLGLGVRTVATTRNFTQGTPLESGKDLDVAISGDGFFQIQMPDGTTAYTRDGTFSKNGTGQLVTAGGYPLLDGITVPANATRLSISKTGLVEVTVSGSATPQQIGQLNTASFINPAGLEPLGENLFRETPASGTPQAGTPGSNNLGTVMQGFLESSNVNVVEELVAMIQTQRAYEMNSKAISTSDQMLAKLSQL; this is encoded by the coding sequence ATGATGAATTCCCTGTGGATTGCCAAGACCGGCATGCAGGCCCAGCAGACCAACATGGACGTGGTCTCGCACAACTTGTCCAACGTCTCGACCACCGGCTACAAGCGCCAGAGCGCCGTGTTCGAAGACCTGATCTACCAGAACCTGCGCCAGGTCGGTTCCCAGGCCGACGAGCAAAACACCCTGCCCACCGGTATGCACCTGGGCCTGGGCGTGCGCACCGTGGCCACCACCCGCAACTTCACCCAGGGCACGCCGCTGGAATCCGGCAAGGACCTGGATGTGGCCATCAGCGGCGATGGTTTCTTCCAGATCCAGATGCCCGACGGCACCACGGCCTATACCCGTGACGGCACCTTCAGCAAGAACGGCACCGGCCAGCTGGTCACCGCCGGCGGCTACCCGCTGCTGGACGGCATCACCGTGCCGGCCAACGCCACCCGCCTGAGCATCAGCAAGACCGGCCTGGTGGAAGTGACGGTGTCCGGCAGCGCCACCCCCCAGCAGATCGGCCAGCTGAATACGGCATCGTTCATCAATCCCGCCGGCCTGGAGCCGCTGGGCGAGAACCTGTTCCGTGAAACCCCGGCCTCGGGCACGCCGCAGGCGGGCACACCCGGCTCCAACAATCTGGGCACGGTGATGCAGGGCTTTCTGGAATCGTCCAATGTGAACGTGGTGGAAGAACTGGTGGCCATGATCCAGACCCAGCGTGCCTACGAAATGAATTCCAAGGCCATCTCCACCAGTGACCAGATGCTGGCCAAGCTCTCGCAGCTCTGA
- the flgF gene encoding flagellar basal-body rod protein FlgF: protein MDRIIYTTMTGANAAAQRQAVLSNNLANASTTGFRSEMTTFRSVPVQGQGSTTRVFALDATSGHLETPGPAMTTGKNTDLMARGNAWFAVQGMDGMEAYTRNGALEVTEQGQLVTATGLPVLSDGGTPIDIPQNAKLNFGADGTVVATLPNQPPMSIGRLKMVTPTADQAIKRSDDGLFRGVNGDLPNDGNARLVAGTLEGSNVNAVEQMVGMIAASRQFEQQIKMLQTAESNDKTASQLLSMNG, encoded by the coding sequence ATGGACCGCATCATCTACACCACCATGACCGGTGCCAACGCCGCTGCCCAGCGGCAGGCGGTGCTGTCCAACAACCTGGCCAATGCCTCGACCACGGGCTTCCGTTCGGAAATGACCACATTCCGTTCGGTCCCCGTGCAAGGCCAGGGCTCCACCACCCGCGTGTTTGCGCTGGACGCCACGTCCGGCCACCTGGAAACTCCCGGCCCGGCCATGACCACCGGCAAGAACACCGACCTCATGGCCCGTGGCAACGCCTGGTTTGCCGTGCAGGGCATGGACGGCATGGAGGCCTACACCCGCAACGGCGCACTGGAAGTGACCGAGCAGGGTCAGCTGGTCACCGCCACCGGCCTGCCCGTGCTGTCCGATGGCGGCACGCCCATCGACATTCCCCAGAACGCCAAGCTCAACTTCGGTGCCGACGGCACCGTGGTGGCCACGCTGCCCAACCAGCCACCCATGAGCATAGGCCGCCTCAAGATGGTCACCCCCACGGCCGACCAGGCCATCAAGCGCAGCGATGACGGTCTGTTCCGTGGTGTGAACGGCGACCTACCCAACGACGGCAATGCCCGTCTGGTGGCCGGCACCCTGGAAGGCTCCAACGTGAACGCCGTCGAACAGATGGTGGGCATGATCGCCGCCTCGCGCCAGTTCGAGCAGCAGATCAAGATGCTGCAAACGGCCGAAAGCAATGACAAGACGGCCAGCCAGCTGCTGAGCATGAACGGCTGA
- the flgE gene encoding flagellar hook protein FlgE, with translation MGFYHGLSGLNASSKNLDVIGHNIANSNTSGFKSSRAEFNEMVASAMGAASGSNAGIGVSVAAVSQQFSQGVIVPTNNGLDMAINGDGFFVVNTSSGMAYTRSGNFQLTKNGELQTVNGDKVMGYTVDPLTGQRNSVALTELTFPTGAPIPAKQTTSVAGILNLDARANLAAGDATATPPIEPTPRATYGTSLQVYDSLGVAHPASVYFEKTGPNSWEVYDSLTATDPIGTLTFNTDGTLASATPAPPAAPTDPFELTITPTTGAASPFAVKMDLSKATQFGSAWSVAKLTQDGYASGELTSVNVSKDGTLMASYSNGVTRAEAQIALAKFTNSQGLIPDGNNNWLASNDSGPAVYGSAGSGSFGDIQGNALEESNVDLTAELVNMMTAQRAYQANAQTIKTQDQIFSTLVNLR, from the coding sequence ATGGGTTTTTATCACGGTCTCTCCGGCCTGAACGCCTCCAGCAAGAACCTGGACGTCATCGGCCACAACATCGCCAACAGCAACACCTCCGGCTTCAAGTCCTCGCGTGCCGAGTTCAATGAAATGGTGGCCAGCGCCATGGGCGCCGCCAGCGGCAGCAACGCCGGCATCGGCGTGAGCGTGGCCGCCGTGTCGCAGCAATTCAGCCAGGGCGTGATCGTTCCGACGAACAACGGTCTGGACATGGCCATCAACGGCGACGGCTTCTTCGTGGTCAACACCTCCAGCGGCATGGCCTACACCCGTTCCGGCAACTTCCAGCTGACCAAGAACGGCGAATTGCAGACCGTGAACGGCGACAAGGTCATGGGCTACACCGTGGACCCCCTCACCGGCCAGCGCAACAGCGTGGCCTTGACCGAGTTGACCTTCCCCACCGGCGCCCCCATTCCTGCCAAGCAGACCACCAGCGTGGCGGGCATCCTGAACCTGGATGCACGCGCCAACCTGGCGGCAGGCGATGCAACGGCCACGCCCCCCATCGAACCCACACCGCGCGCCACCTACGGCACCTCGCTGCAGGTCTATGACAGCCTGGGCGTGGCTCACCCTGCATCGGTGTACTTCGAGAAGACCGGCCCCAACAGCTGGGAGGTCTATGACAGCCTGACGGCCACCGACCCCATCGGCACGCTGACCTTCAACACCGACGGCACCCTGGCCAGCGCCACGCCCGCGCCCCCCGCAGCGCCCACCGACCCGTTCGAGCTGACCATCACCCCCACCACGGGTGCCGCCAGCCCCTTCGCGGTGAAGATGGACCTGAGCAAGGCCACCCAGTTCGGCAGCGCCTGGTCCGTGGCCAAGCTGACGCAGGACGGCTATGCCTCCGGCGAGCTGACCAGCGTCAACGTCTCCAAGGATGGCACGCTGATGGCGTCCTACTCCAACGGCGTCACCCGCGCCGAAGCCCAGATCGCCCTGGCCAAGTTCACGAACTCCCAGGGTCTGATCCCCGACGGCAACAACAACTGGCTCGCCTCCAATGACTCCGGCCCCGCCGTCTATGGATCGGCCGGCAGCGGCAGCTTTGGCGATATCCAGGGCAATGCGCTGGAAGAGTCCAACGTCGACCTGACGGCCGAACTGGTGAACATGATGACCGCGCAGCGTGCCTACCAGGCCAACGCCCAGACCATCAAGACCCAGGACCAGATCTTCTCGACCCTGGTCAACCTGCGCTAA
- a CDS encoding flagellar hook assembly protein FlgD: MINGVSSNSSSSSSSSSGATSAQEMQDKFLTLLVAQLKNQDPTNPMDNAQLTSQMAQISTVSGIEKLNDTVSSVTSQFNQMQMLQGSSLIGHTVLTEGNGLAVTEEGQATAAFELAGKAANVTVTITNASGELVDTVEMTGLDAGRNYFTWDGSKYTGDKSQLQYSVKASNAESTVKVTPLTASNVVAATVSNGKLMLELGSGATVDYSGVKSVF, translated from the coding sequence ATGATCAACGGCGTCAGCTCCAACAGCTCTTCTTCCTCTTCCAGCAGCTCCGGCGCGACCTCCGCGCAGGAAATGCAGGACAAGTTCCTGACCCTGCTGGTGGCCCAGCTGAAGAACCAGGACCCCACCAACCCCATGGACAACGCCCAGCTGACCTCGCAAATGGCGCAGATCAGCACGGTGAGCGGCATCGAAAAGCTCAACGACACCGTCTCCAGCGTGACCAGCCAGTTCAACCAGATGCAGATGCTGCAAGGCAGCAGCCTGATTGGCCACACTGTGCTGACCGAGGGCAATGGCCTGGCGGTGACCGAAGAAGGCCAAGCCACAGCCGCCTTCGAGCTGGCCGGCAAGGCGGCGAACGTAACCGTGACCATCACCAACGCCTCGGGCGAGCTGGTGGACACGGTCGAGATGACCGGCCTGGATGCCGGCCGCAACTACTTCACCTGGGACGGCAGCAAATACACCGGCGACAAGTCGCAGCTGCAATACAGCGTGAAGGCCTCCAACGCGGAAAGCACCGTCAAGGTCACGCCACTGACCGCCAGCAACGTCGTCGCCGCCACGGTGAGCAACGGCAAGCTGATGCTGGAGCTGGGCAGCGGTGCCACCGTCGACTACAGCGGCGTCAAGTCGGTCTTCTAA
- the flgC gene encoding flagellar basal body rod protein FlgC, producing the protein MSMFSIFSVSGSAISAQSQRLNVVASNLANVDAVAGPNGDVYKAREVVFQTAPMGKDGSAGVKVVGVEEDNTPGRRVHNPEHPLADEQGYVTHSNVNAVDEMVNMISASRSYQNNVEVMNTAKTLLLKTLQLGQ; encoded by the coding sequence ATGTCCATGTTCTCCATCTTCAGCGTCTCGGGCAGCGCCATCAGCGCCCAGTCGCAACGCCTCAACGTCGTGGCCTCCAACCTGGCCAACGTGGATGCCGTCGCCGGCCCCAACGGCGATGTCTACAAGGCCCGCGAAGTGGTCTTCCAGACCGCCCCCATGGGCAAGGACGGCTCGGCCGGCGTCAAAGTGGTAGGTGTGGAGGAAGACAACACCCCCGGCCGCCGCGTGCACAACCCGGAACACCCGCTGGCCGATGAACAAGGCTATGTGACCCACTCCAACGTCAATGCCGTGGACGAGATGGTCAACATGATTTCCGCTTCCCGTTCCTACCAGAACAACGTGGAAGTGATGAACACCGCCAAGACGCTGCTGCTCAAGACGCTGCAGCTGGGCCAGTAA
- the flgB gene encoding flagellar basal body rod protein FlgB gives MLDKMTGGLNFHSNALVLRAERQRMLSSNIANADTPGYVARDFDFGKTLREATEQPTAQMQQQRAGSVSHAQHIPLPAAKTGHNQDSTLGYSIASQPSMDNNTVDLDRERANFVDNSVRYEATLRFLNGSSKTMLSAITGQ, from the coding sequence ATGCTCGACAAAATGACCGGCGGATTGAATTTCCACAGCAACGCACTGGTGCTGCGCGCCGAGCGTCAGCGCATGCTCTCCAGCAATATCGCCAATGCCGACACACCGGGCTACGTGGCCCGCGACTTCGACTTTGGCAAGACCCTGCGTGAGGCCACCGAACAGCCCACCGCCCAGATGCAGCAGCAGCGCGCCGGCAGCGTCAGCCACGCCCAGCACATTCCGCTGCCTGCCGCCAAAACCGGGCACAACCAGGATTCCACGCTGGGCTACTCCATCGCCTCGCAGCCCAGCATGGACAACAACACCGTGGACCTGGACCGCGAACGCGCCAACTTCGTGGACAACTCCGTGCGCTACGAAGCCACGCTGCGTTTCCTGAACGGCTCGTCCAAGACCATGCTCAGCGCCATCACCGGCCAGTAA
- the flgA gene encoding flagellar basal body P-ring formation chaperone FlgA, whose amino-acid sequence MSIARRAAVSVATFCRKQGVLAAACALAAVSVHAQSVEQVSQQWLNNALAQGSASPQEMPLRLEVELGRLDPRLNLAPCARMEPYLPNGSKLWGRTRIGIRCLEGSRLWNVFMPVTVKAWGPAWVLTNNVTLGDVLSPQDAMQSEVDWAAETAAVIALPDDWVGQSAARSLSSGQTLRQGMVRAPQLFKAGSPVKVVAGGTGFQVTSSGQALSAGGQGQAVRVRMDNGRIVSGTVNARGEVVVNQ is encoded by the coding sequence ATGTCCATTGCCCGCCGTGCTGCCGTCTCTGTCGCCACTTTCTGCCGCAAGCAGGGCGTGCTGGCGGCGGCGTGCGCGCTGGCAGCGGTGTCAGTGCACGCTCAGAGCGTGGAGCAGGTCAGCCAGCAATGGCTGAACAACGCGCTGGCGCAAGGCAGCGCTTCGCCGCAGGAAATGCCTTTGCGCCTGGAGGTGGAGCTGGGCAGACTGGATCCCCGCCTGAATCTGGCGCCGTGCGCCCGCATGGAGCCTTATCTGCCCAACGGCTCCAAGCTGTGGGGGCGTACCCGCATCGGTATCCGCTGCCTGGAAGGCAGTCGCCTGTGGAATGTGTTCATGCCTGTCACGGTCAAGGCCTGGGGTCCTGCCTGGGTGCTGACCAACAATGTCACCCTGGGGGACGTGCTGAGTCCCCAGGACGCCATGCAGTCCGAGGTGGACTGGGCGGCGGAAACGGCCGCCGTGATCGCCTTGCCGGACGACTGGGTCGGGCAGAGCGCGGCCCGCTCCCTGAGTTCAGGGCAGACCCTGCGACAGGGCATGGTCCGGGCGCCGCAGCTGTTCAAGGCGGGATCGCCGGTCAAAGTGGTGGCTGGCGGCACAGGATTTCAAGTGACTTCGTCTGGCCAGGCACTTTCTGCCGGAGGGCAGGGGCAAGCCGTACGCGTTCGCATGGATAATGGCCGGATTGTCTCCGGTACGGTCAATGCGAGAGGGGAAGTCGTCGTCAACCAGTAG
- the flgM gene encoding flagellar biosynthesis anti-sigma factor FlgM, producing MKVGQNAERLAQLQQTQIQAAADKKAGTAGEALQRTTQTAAAGVPVTVSDSARSLDVNAKNQGDIDVAKVRAMREAIANGTFSVNAGAVADKLLGDASDFLRPVSR from the coding sequence ATGAAGGTCGGACAAAACGCAGAGCGGCTGGCACAGCTGCAACAAACCCAGATTCAAGCCGCGGCAGACAAAAAGGCCGGTACGGCCGGTGAAGCCCTGCAGCGCACCACCCAGACCGCCGCGGCCGGCGTGCCGGTGACGGTGTCGGATTCGGCGCGTTCACTCGATGTGAATGCCAAAAACCAAGGCGACATTGATGTTGCCAAGGTGCGCGCCATGCGTGAAGCCATTGCCAACGGCACGTTCTCGGTGAATGCCGGCGCCGTGGCCGACAAGCTGCTGGGCGATGCCAGCGACTTCCTGCGCCCTGTCTCCCGCTGA